The genomic interval tgtttcaaaatgcCTATCTCAAAATTGTTTAGCGCGCTTCAGTTGAGAAGCCACCTAACCTACAGGTGGCACATTCAGGCCAGTACCCAGATACATATGAAAGTGATGGCAGCTGCTGTAGCACTTACTGGCATTTCAGAGGTTAACTTGAGCTGGCCCAGGAGTCTGCTCATGCTACAGGGCTTTGACAGGGGTCTGAGCCCCAAATCTTCCCGTGTTTTCACAAAACATgagctgcagagcccacagacaAGGCACTGCAATGCCTGTGGTTTGTCAGCTCCATGTCCTTAACGCCAGGACCGCTTTGCAGCACAAGGCAAAGCTCTGGGGGTCCCCCAGAGCTTTGAGAGACTTTCAGCCTTcaagcagcagcaccctgggtCTTTCTTTCCCTACACCCATGTGCATTTATCAACCAATCGCAGATATCTGCAAGGAATTATCAGTATCAGTATTCTGCATGCTGTgatgtattattttatattttcattaaaaatagacacaagaaattaatatttgccAAGCCCAGCTGTGCAAGTCAGGCAGACTTTCAAGCACGCACCAGCATAAAGGTGAAGCACGTAGTAATTCAAGTGTCTTCTACATACAGTAATAAAACTTCTTATGATGTatccaggagcagctgctgcccttgCTCAGCAAATGTAGCTGTCTTCTAAAATAGTTTTCTATTCACAAGACTTAAAGAGAATGATGATTTCGAGTTAACGTAACTCAGAGCTGATGACTTTGGTCTTGCAAGCTCTTTCTTGCTTTAATTATAACAGCACCTTAACGCTTGCAGTAGAAAACTGCTGAAAATGCgtttattttattgcaaatgGTGCAAAACCCGCCTTTGTCAGATGTTTGATGTCACAGGTGTTCAGTACTGCAAAGCTTAATCAAAGTACACCCTAAAAAGGAGTATAACAATAGGAAAAAATTGCTTATGCTTGTAAATTTTCGAAGACATACTAAACACGTCCATGAACACAGTGTTGATTGCAGTCTGATGTCAGCTTTACTGTTTGCAGTCAGTACAACACAGTCACTCCTACaacatatatatgcacatgtaGTTTATACGCATTTGGCTCATCTACCTGACTTCTGAGTTTTTATTAAAGCTCCCTTTTAATGGccaaaaagtgaagaaaacaatCCCACAAACCCAAAGACAAGCAGTGTGTCCCAGCGGTGCCGTTGGGCACTGCTGCTTCTGTCCCCCCCGCTGTCCCCAACACTCTATTACCATTGCTCAGTTATCTCTGCAGAGACATGGAGGGTCGTTTGACTTTCGGTATCAATTAGTTCAGGCAAGTTAGACATCTAGATGAAGTTACCAAGATGCCCATCTCCCACTGAATAGTCTAAAAGCTCATTTTTAGCTCTTCGCTACAGCTATGCCCCAACCCAGCAGATGCTCTAGCAGGGCTTAAAATTAAATGCAGGAACCCGAGCAAAGCAAGCAGCACCCAGAGAAGCCAGCCTACTGGGTAAAGTGTCACACAGAAATAGGGAATGActataaaataccttttttctttaaccaTCATGTAGAAATAGAGCTCAGTGGAAGCCAGAGGCCATTTGCTCCAGTTaaaagcagcctgtgctggaCGTGATTTAGCTGATGCTATCAGCCCAGGAGACCCAGAAGGCTCTCTTCTAGGAAATGCTCCGTGAGAATCGCTCTGTGCTCAGACACAGTATCTGCAGGCCTGGATATCCgcagggttttgtttgtttccttgttttaaaGAAAGGCTTTTTAAGCACAGTTAAAATGCCTTCACACCAGGGCAGCTTTAACGGGCACACACAGCGAGAGGAGCGCTCAGTCTAGCAGGCAAGCACACCCCAAACCGCAATGTGCGTTTCGTAACATCATCCAGGCAGGCTCAGAGGCtgcttgttttttccctttgtcttAAAACACAATTTGGCAGCCCTCAGTGGCCCATCCATCCCCTGGAGTGTGCAGCTCCCTGCCCAGGAGTAGCAGCAGCCACCCTTACAAAGACCTCAGATGGTCTTTTAATTCAGCAGCGATTTAATTGCAGCTCTTGCTCCAGGACAGTTTCAAAGAACAGCTCAAGGGTCCGGACTACAAAGAGCTTTGGAGCGGGCGTTTTGACAGTGAACTGTTCTCACCATTGTTCAGGCTCCCCTTTCCGAAGGCAATGACTCAACTCCACCGGGACTGGCAGGGAGCCTCCAGCTTCTCAAAAACTGGGTAATGAGATTACGGGAACAGCTTGCAAGGCTTCTGCTCTTCGCTGCAAAAGAAACCTCTGCGCTGTAGGAACGCTGTGTGGCTCTTCAGGGCCTTCTGGTCAAGAGCATCTCTCGAGGGATAGGCTGGAGCCTGTCTGGTAGGAAGCCTGGGGTATCTCAGCTGAAAAACTACATAGGGACAAAATATGACTCCAAGAGGAATACATACAGTTTTAAACCTCTCTTGGGTAAGTTATTATTCTTTGGATATTAAGTAATGacaaatgaaaggcaaaaagctTACATTTTACCATTTTATGGTGGCTCtgcaagcacagaagaaataacaCACTATATGCTTGTTCTTAGTAAATATACAGAATGTAATATTTAAGAATGTGCTTGCTTCAAGTACAGAGTCAGAAATCATTTTCACCAAGAAAATCCATGTGTGGTTTTTAATCTTGTAAAGACTTAGGTTAGGATGTGCCTCCTCTCCGAGAGGAGAGGACATCTCCTTCTTTGCAGCTCCTTGCAGAGAAGATGGACAGTAATGGGACATGTCCTAGAGGGGCATCAAAATTTGTCTCTGCTCATGCAGGAGCAGTTGATGAGCGAGGAATAGGAATGAGGAGAAAGTTTAAAAGTGAATTTAAAACATTGTACTGATGAGGACTCCAGGTCTTGTCAAAGTGAAGGCTTCCACCCTTACATCAACACCACCAGCGCCCTTGAAAAGACCAGCCTTATGGCTCCCACGTGTATTTTATGCAGAGATTTATTAACTGCAGTTATACAACACAAACATCAAGATTCATCTCCTTgagatgtttattttaattaaaaacaaactatttGGGAAACACAATACATATTTCCCTCTACATTTCCCTCCATCTAGTTTCAGAGGGCAATTCTATGGGATACAAACAGTACTAGGCACCTCGCAGCTTATTAGACAATGTTTAAACCTCACACCCAGGAATACAGTCTTAACTCTGGTAAAGCAGAGCAGGAGTAAGTTCACATTTATGAAAAATGTAACTGAGTTACATGGAGCTTCCAAGGACTTAGATGGGAATTAACTTGAGTTTAATAGttagagaagtaaaaaagcaaGTACACAAATCAAAGTAAGCAGTTCTTCACAGTTATCTTGGAGGTGATGGGAATGGTGGTTGAAGAAAATCAGCTgcagggaggagctgctgaCTAGGTGGAAAATGCCAAAATATCCAGAGTTTCAGCATCTGAAGGCTACACAGGGGAAGAACTACTCTACCAGGATCGTATCGACGCTTTCTTGGATGAGATCCGACTCCAGTATACattcatctaagtgttcctgggATAAACTGGAGCTCTTCCCCACGCTCTCACTGTCACAGTAAGGATGAAACCTGGGCGTCGCGGGGCTCTCCAGCCGCTGGCAGCGGCTGTACTTGTGCTGCTTCCCTCTGTGCATGTACATGTGTTCCAGCAGCTGGCTCTTCCGGAAGAACGTGCGGCCGCAGACGGTGcaactgatttttctcttccttgagaaagaaaagttaCAGTTCAACTCCACCGGTTCGTGGTCCTTGGAGATGAGGGAGAGCTGGCCAATCTGCAGAGGCTCCAGGTCGCTGCAGCTCGGATGCTCCAGCTGAAGCTCATCCTCCTTGAGGAGGAAGGCCCCGAGCCGGGGGCCATCCCCAGCCTccctgtcctcagccagggGCTGCACCTCGCCCAGGTCGCTGCTCTCCAGGATGGAGGCCGGCACGCCGAAGGGCAGCGAGCCCGACACGTGGGTGTGCAAGTGCTGCCGCAGCCCAACCCGGGAGTCAAAACGCTCCCCGCAGTAGTGACACAGGTGCACCTTGAGGCTGGCCTTAGCAAAAACGGGGCTTGCTACCTCCGGGGAAGGAGGGGTGCAGCTCTGGGACACCACCGGCTCCGAGTCACACCTCTCCTGCTTTATGGAGACCGACAGCTTCGGACGCTCTTCTGCCGGCTTGGCGAGAGCAGCGGGCTGAGCAGAGGGGCGAGCGCCCTGCTGGTCGAGGGAGCTGTCGTCCAGGCCGATGGCCAGAGAGAGCTGCAGCTGCGGGTGCTCGCCCTGGGCAGCGGCCCTGCCGCCCGCCTTGGGCAGGCTCTCCTTCGCTCCCACGCGTTCCTTCACTGGTTTGTGCGCGGTCGAGATCTGGATCCCATACAAGTTGGAAGACTGGACCGGCTCTGGGGAGAACACTTGGTTCATCTCGGTGGCGATATGGGAGAGGTGGTCTGCGTGGAGAAAGCGGATGCCCTCCTCCAGCCGGCTCTGGCTGACCATCTGCTTTGGCCCTTTCCCAGTGTACATGATATGCAACAAGTAACTAAATATGTCAGGCTGGATGTCTGCAGGCTGAATCTTTATGCATTCGCTGAAACAAGACAAATGATTAAATACATACAGGGCTACAAATCACAATCCTGATCCGTTACCTGCCCCTTCATTTGCTCTGTGTGCtgtcagagtgtgtgtgctgCTGCCGGTCTGTGATTCACAACAAGTAGCGCTCCCTGCCAAGACCTGCAAACGTGCATGTGTCCCGTTTGCACAGCAAAGCGCCCCAGCGTGTATTTACCCCTGTGATTACAAAGGCTGTGAGCACAACTGCAGCCAGGGACAGCAAGTGGCCTGGTCACCCCATCACTCACAGGCACAATTGCCACCGCACAGCACCGCAGTGATGCCATGCGAGCTACACATCCCCCGTGTGTGCCGCTCCAGTAATACAAGGCAAGGAATATTTGTGTGTTTAAGTAATAAATTCAGCTGCTGATACTGTGTAATCTTTATGAGCTTTGCACTTAAGTGTCAGTAAACAATTTATATTGGAATGGAAGTACACTGATCTCCTCACTTCCAGCCGAAGGGTTACACAGCCCATGGCTAATGATGATCTTGCAAAAGTGCTGAGGGGCACGACCCTCAAAAAGGAAGGAGACTGGAGAAGGGTTTAACTAATTATGAGCAGCAAGCGCCAGCTCAGAGGTGAGATTAGACCTTGGCACCGCTGTTGTTATACCTGCAGAACCACTCCTGACCTGGCTGGGTGAAGCATCTGAACAACAGCTTGAAAGAAATCGATGATCTCAGTCTCGGCCCTTATCTTCAAGTGTCTGAAGCGCAGAACTGTGATAAGGCTTCTTGATTGCTTCAAGCCCATGGATCCTGACAGAAGGGACAGTCCGACCCAGCAAGCTTGCCTACACGCTAACGCAAAATAGTGGACACGCTGCGTATGGGCAGGAGGTACCCAAACATCCCTAGACTGTCAACTTGGGAAGTCTCACTGCAGGAGGACTGTGGTACTTAcgtgtttattttctctgatcATGCAAAAATCTCATCTTCAAAATGCAGGACCTGATGTTGGCATATGCTGACTAAGAGGGCGAGTTTAAAGGACAGCACATTCTGGACTGGGGATGTTTATAGAGTCGGGGTGTGTGCTGGGTTAGGAAAATAATCTCAGGCCATCTGACATCCCCACTTACACGTTTAGACGGTTACACCttaaggaaggggaaaaagcagaaagctgaaCAGAGTGGTTAAAAGGTGAGAGCTGTGTGTCCTTACCTTGTCTGATGAATAAATATCATCTTAAAATAGTTCGAAAAAGCAGCGAGCACCGCTCTGTGGGCTTTGAAGTAAACATCTCCAATGGCAACTGTGCAGTCACACAAAAAGCCAAACTCCCGCTGcatgttcagctgctggaggaggaggacgcTGTGGCCGATGGTATCCATGGCGTGTCTGAGAGCAAGAGAGCAAGATGTTCACCCCTTAAAGAAATCACAGAGCTCCCAAAGCCTCAAGTGTGGGTTTCTCACCACCCTTAATGCAGAGAGCATGGCCTCGCAGAGCCCATTCCCTCCTCCAGATGGTCCCTACACCCTGATTTAATAACCTACGGATACCGGTGCCCAAACCGTTCAATGAGCTCAAAACCTACCCGGGACTTTTCGACGTGCCAGATACAAGCAGAGCTCGTTCTCCTACAAATTAACAACGCTCCGCGGTGCATCGGCACTAACTTTTGCTCTGAGCTCGGTCCGTGCTTTCCACCGCTCCGCTCCCCATCGCTCCCCGGCCCTGGAGCCGCCGCAGCAGAggcgcggggagcggcggggacCGGGCGGCTGCCGCTCACAGCGGGAGCCCTGTGCCGCCCGACAAAGCCCCTATTGTGCCGGGCTGAGCCGCCCGCCCTCGCCAGCGGCCCCTTCGCAAATAAACGCTGATATTTGCTATTGTTTCCGCTGAAAATTATTGCGCGGGAGGGTGGGGGAACAGCGGGGGAGGCGCTCAGCCCAGCCTCCCCTGGGAGCGCAACCAGCGCCCTGTCCTCCCGCCCCCACCCCCTCCCGCGGCTCCTCCGCGCCCGCGCAGCCGCTTACCCGCGCGGAAGCGCAGCGCTGGCCCCGCTgcggcgccgcccgcccccgctGCCAGCCCGGCGGATGGGGTGGGCGCTGCCCCCCCGCGCTTCctgccgccgcccccgccgcgccgcgccgctcTGCCTGGAAAAAGTGACCGCGGCCCTTTGCGCGGCTGCTGCGCGGCCCCGgcggtgggatgggatgggcgCGGCGCGCAGCGGGGGAGCGCGGGCTCCCCCGGGAGGGGTTTCTGCGGGGGGGGGTTTCTCTGGGCTGCGGAGGCGCTTCCAAGAGACCTCGCCCTGGGCTGGGGGACTTTGCTGCTTCAGTCGCCCCGTGACAGTATCATGTGCTGAGCTCCTTCACTCTTGGTataagtgtttctttttttgtttgtttggttggttttttgtttgtttgtttttgtttgttttttgttttatgtttttttgcttttttgttttgtttttttttctgacatagAAAGCCCCTCTGTTACAGGCACCTCCCCGGGTTGCATGAAAATGGACGTGAAGATACGATCTGGCTTTTCACCCATGTCTGTGGCCCAAGTGCTTTGTTTAACCACCGGTGAGTCCCGTGGACGCACCATTTCTCTCTCAGGCCTCCTCCAATCTCTTATTAATGTATAAACCAGGGGTTATTTTGGCTGAGAGCAGCCGTGCTGGGTCTGGCCGCAGGCGGTTGCAGCAGCGCCTGGCACAgggggctgcaggcagtgcCACCCCCACCCTGATCTCCAGCTACCCCCCAGCTCCTCCCGGAGCATCGCCCTGAGCCACAGCCCGCGCTTTGGTGTGCAACGCAATCTTGGAAGCATCTTTCCCATGAATTTTATCGTGCAACACAATCTTGGAGTCATCTTTCCCACGAATTTTATCAAATTGCTTTTTGAACCTGTTTAAACTTCCAGTCCTCGCGGcgtcctgctgccaccaggtTAATTGTCTTTTGGGTGGAAAAGGCAGTGAAAATCGCTGATTGTATGCCTTCCCCATGTTTTTGGTGCAGTTTCATAGATCTGGTAACACCTACCTGTTCAGTGGCTACCCTCTTGGCTTGGGCCCTCTGCAGAAGACGTTCGGTGCCTTGGATCGTCCTTCATGGTTTTCTCTCATCCTTTGCTACTTTGCGGCTCATGTTCCTATTGCATTCCTGTAATggccatttttttaaattgggtTGTTCCCAAAACTTCAGGGCAAATAGTGCCCCCAGCTCCCCAAATCCAGCAGTTTATGGGGCTGTTTCCAGCAGTGCCTCAAGGCAAGATGAGAGATGGGCTGAGAAGATGAAGCGTAGGCTCCAAAGTGTTTTGTGCCATGCAGTTTTCTGCTTATCCCACTGGCCAGAacagctttctcttttccattggtctttgtattatttattctgttttaaatagaaaactCACTGGGCTCAAGGACTGTTTTTCCCTCCTGTGTTTGTGCAGCAGCAGGATTGACAGTCAATGGCGCTATAATCCTGCTGCTCCTATAAATATCAGTAGCtgcatttcttccccaaaaaggCTGGCATTAAGTGGCTCAAGGTTTTGTACTCCATTCCGAGTTATTTAATGTATCTATTAACCCATGTACAGAGTGAGTCACTATTTGTAGATAgcatgttatttatttaaatgattaATTATTTACATATTATTTTGTTGACTGTGGTCCAAAGAGGACATTGAAGAGCTTCAGCAAAACCGAAGCCAAAATGATGGAAGCAACAGTGAGAGATGAAATTCGATGTTTCACTGTAAAACACAGGTGATGATAACGTACGCCTCGGCAGATATCAACTGATACAGCCTACGCCGCTGGGTCAAATAAGAGAGCAGGACATAATCACAGCTCTCTTGATGAGCGCTTCTGCTCGCTCCTCCTCTGTGGTCAGAAAgtgataataaaataaagacattaGAATGGCGAGTGTAGTAGGAGGGTGCTGGGAGAATGGGGACAGAGTGAAATACAGGGCCTGGCCTGTGCCCCATCTTGCAGGAGGtggcagaagctgctggtgaCACTCAAGGGAGGGCCGGGATGG from Columba livia isolate bColLiv1 breed racing homer chromosome 5, bColLiv1.pat.W.v2, whole genome shotgun sequence carries:
- the ZBTB25 gene encoding zinc finger and BTB domain-containing protein 25 isoform X2 yields the protein MGLKQSRSLITVLRFRHLKIRAETEIIDFFQAVVQMLHPASECIKIQPADIQPDIFSYLLHIMYTGKGPKQMVSQSRLEEGIRFLHADHLSHIATEMNQVFSPEPVQSSNLYGIQISTAHKPVKERVGAKESLPKAGGRAAAQGEHPQLQLSLAIGLDDSSLDQQGARPSAQPAALAKPAEERPKLSVSIKQERCDSEPVVSQSCTPPSPEVASPVFAKASLKVHLCHYCGERFDSRVGLRQHLHTHVSGSLPFGVPASILESSDLGEVQPLAEDREAGDGPRLGAFLLKEDELQLEHPSCSDLEPLQIGQLSLISKDHEPVELNCNFSFSRKRKISCTVCGRTFFRKSQLLEHMYMHRGKQHKYSRCQRLESPATPRFHPYCDSESVGKSSSLSQEHLDECILESDLIQESVDTILVE
- the ZBTB25 gene encoding zinc finger and BTB domain-containing protein 25 isoform X1, which gives rise to MDTIGHSVLLLQQLNMQREFGFLCDCTVAIGDVYFKAHRAVLAAFSNYFKMIFIHQTSECIKIQPADIQPDIFSYLLHIMYTGKGPKQMVSQSRLEEGIRFLHADHLSHIATEMNQVFSPEPVQSSNLYGIQISTAHKPVKERVGAKESLPKAGGRAAAQGEHPQLQLSLAIGLDDSSLDQQGARPSAQPAALAKPAEERPKLSVSIKQERCDSEPVVSQSCTPPSPEVASPVFAKASLKVHLCHYCGERFDSRVGLRQHLHTHVSGSLPFGVPASILESSDLGEVQPLAEDREAGDGPRLGAFLLKEDELQLEHPSCSDLEPLQIGQLSLISKDHEPVELNCNFSFSRKRKISCTVCGRTFFRKSQLLEHMYMHRGKQHKYSRCQRLESPATPRFHPYCDSESVGKSSSLSQEHLDECILESDLIQESVDTILVE